The following are from one region of the Chromobacterium phragmitis genome:
- a CDS encoding AsmA family protein, with product MKLNSGRLWLRIATYGTLAVVLLLVLIRTLIYWQFDEAAVRGTLTHALQDTGRSVRIDGRITPQVFPSPGIEVEKLSVSEPGKPDVFARVETLRVSLSWLPLLLGNREIKGLELHGPSANVSRDLDGRLNIADLFQPRKQGNYSVKLERLAIREGTLLLSDQLTHTDKRLSNISLDADNLRGTSDLSFGAILDDDKRPVRLALTTPLTIQDDQVSLPELEAVAISAIPGLGDTKLTVTGQYKLNFASLQATGSDVTVDFSSERPSSEVKLTLPQINASLRELTMPSGSLSAKLTYARSQYQLQAALDNLKLSENGLYADKLDGEFNWLAGSGKVNVKLNAPLSLAGMNQLLMQPLKLTSTITTPALPRGRLVASMEGALDGDIDEPRFNLRVAGKLDGSDVSATLSQYGLIKPRHEAMLNIGKLDLNRYLPEAQGDPVAIFQNTNEIPLDWLDFFDLNGKVAIGELEMGRFRINNISSNVRINPRAFELDQMSADIYDGRLQGDASLSRRDVPHLQVKQTLQGMKIRPLLVDLFSFSRLDGKGNGKIDINADGKSFAELRSTLSGDASFSLNNGALTGIDLVAALKNLPAELKEWNGAAQNDQKTTFSTLSTSFKLDKGVARSQDLKLASQLVNVNGGGKMDLKQNIVDYTMDVQANPQEFARLKGVNVPLKITGPINSPVYALDFNALVKGKKTEGEKQQALKQQLQKQITTILP from the coding sequence ATGAAATTGAACTCCGGCCGGCTGTGGCTAAGAATCGCGACCTACGGCACCCTGGCCGTGGTCCTGCTGCTGGTATTGATCCGAACGCTGATCTACTGGCAATTCGATGAAGCCGCCGTGCGCGGCACCCTGACCCACGCCCTGCAAGACACCGGGCGCAGCGTACGCATAGACGGACGCATCACGCCCCAGGTATTCCCCTCCCCCGGCATCGAGGTCGAAAAGCTCAGCGTCAGCGAACCCGGCAAGCCCGACGTCTTCGCCCGCGTGGAAACGCTGCGCGTATCGCTTTCCTGGCTGCCGCTGTTGCTGGGCAACCGCGAAATCAAGGGGCTGGAATTGCATGGCCCCAGCGCCAATGTCAGCCGCGACCTTGACGGCCGGCTCAACATCGCCGACCTGTTCCAGCCCCGCAAGCAGGGCAACTACAGCGTGAAGCTGGAGCGCCTGGCGATACGCGAGGGCACGCTGCTGCTATCCGACCAGCTCACCCACACCGACAAGCGCCTGTCCAACATCAGCCTGGACGCAGACAATCTGCGCGGCACCTCCGACCTGAGCTTCGGCGCCATTCTCGACGACGACAAGCGCCCGGTGCGGCTGGCCTTGACCACGCCCTTGACCATACAAGACGATCAAGTCAGCCTGCCCGAGCTGGAAGCGGTGGCGATCAGCGCCATTCCCGGCCTGGGGGACACCAAGCTGACGGTCACCGGCCAGTACAAGCTCAACTTCGCCTCGCTGCAGGCTACCGGCAGCGACGTCACCGTCGACTTCAGCAGCGAGCGCCCCAGCAGCGAGGTCAAGCTGACCCTGCCGCAGATCAACGCCAGCCTGCGCGAACTGACCATGCCCTCCGGCAGCCTCAGCGCCAAGCTGACCTACGCCCGCAGCCAGTATCAGCTGCAGGCCGCTCTGGACAATCTGAAGCTGAGCGAGAACGGCCTCTACGCCGACAAGCTGGATGGCGAATTCAACTGGCTGGCGGGCTCCGGCAAGGTCAACGTCAAGCTGAACGCGCCGCTGTCGCTGGCCGGCATGAACCAGTTGCTGATGCAGCCGCTGAAGCTGACCAGCACCATCACCACGCCGGCGCTGCCGCGCGGCCGCCTGGTGGCCAGCATGGAAGGCGCGCTGGACGGAGACATCGACGAACCGCGCTTCAACTTGCGCGTGGCCGGCAAGCTGGACGGATCCGACGTATCCGCCACGCTGAGCCAGTACGGACTGATCAAGCCGCGCCACGAGGCGATGCTGAACATCGGCAAGCTGGATCTCAACCGCTACCTGCCGGAAGCCCAGGGAGACCCGGTGGCCATTTTCCAGAACACCAATGAGATTCCGCTGGACTGGCTGGACTTCTTCGACCTGAACGGCAAGGTGGCGATAGGCGAACTGGAAATGGGTCGTTTCCGCATCAACAACATCAGCAGCAATGTGCGCATCAATCCGCGCGCCTTCGAGCTGGACCAGATGTCGGCCGACATCTACGACGGCCGCCTGCAGGGCGACGCCTCGCTCAGCCGGCGCGACGTGCCCCACCTGCAGGTCAAGCAAACCTTGCAAGGCATGAAGATACGCCCGTTGCTGGTGGATCTGTTCAGCTTCAGCCGCCTGGATGGCAAGGGCAACGGCAAGATAGACATCAACGCCGACGGCAAGTCTTTCGCCGAACTGCGCAGCACGCTCAGCGGCGACGCCTCGTTCAGCCTGAACAACGGCGCGCTGACCGGCATAGACCTGGTGGCGGCGCTGAAAAATCTGCCGGCCGAGCTGAAGGAATGGAACGGCGCCGCGCAAAACGATCAGAAGACCACCTTCTCCACGCTGTCCACCAGCTTCAAGCTGGACAAGGGCGTGGCGCGCAGCCAGGACCTGAAGCTGGCCTCGCAGCTGGTCAACGTCAACGGCGGCGGCAAGATGGACCTGAAGCAGAACATCGTCGACTACACGATGGACGTACAGGCCAACCCTCAGGAGTTCGCCCGGCTGAAAGGCGTCAACGTGCCGCTGAAGATCACCGGCCCGATCAACTCGCCGGTATACGCGCTGGACTTCAACGCGCTGGTCAAGGGCAAGAAGACCGAGGGCGAGAAACAGCAGGCGCTGAAGCAGCAGCTGCAGAAACAGATCACCACCATTCTGCCTTGA
- a CDS encoding cation:proton antiporter domain-containing protein has translation MHSMAPIVLVLLSAVLVVTLCRSLKVPAMLGYLVVGFLTGPGVMNLIPQGQETAFLGEIGIVFMMFTIGLEFSLPRLKAMRQLVFGVGFAQVALTMLLVAMAIAYLTGSPLTGFAIGGALAMSSTAIVSKLLAERLELNQPHGQLAIGVLLFQDIAVVPLLIMLPAFAGGSDTLWLDLAKAGGKVLVVLALLLFFGQRLVRPWFHLVARQRSGELFMINVLLVTLGIAWMTELSGLSLALGAFVAGMLISETEYRYQVEEDIKPFRDILLGFFFITVGMKLELAVLFDRFGEVLLLLALLLPLKLAVVFGLGRLFGHRSNDAMRSALALAQGGEFGFVLLSLALNLNLVPAPMAQAAIAAILISMLAAPFLILHGERITRRLIKQDWMLQSLDLHQMLVAGMSKDDHVLICGYGRSGQALARLLEAENINMFALDMDPERVREAGEAGDQVVFGDAGKKEVLIAAGLMRAKVVVVTFADTHAALRILHTVREARPELPVIVRTVDDSELDTLRQAGADEVVAEVMEGSLMLASQALLEAGVPPSRVLRRIRAVREERYDLFRGFFRGSSDETESLEESLVPRLLSVQVCGGASAIGQPLGALGLAELGVEVKAIRRQRVRRTDFDAAFEIAPDDVMVLLGTPEQLALAESRILQGE, from the coding sequence ATGCATTCCATGGCCCCCATCGTCCTTGTCCTGTTGTCCGCCGTGTTGGTGGTCACCTTGTGCCGCAGCCTGAAAGTGCCGGCCATGCTTGGCTACCTGGTGGTGGGCTTCCTGACGGGGCCGGGGGTGATGAACCTGATTCCCCAGGGACAGGAGACGGCCTTTCTCGGCGAGATCGGCATTGTGTTCATGATGTTCACCATCGGCCTGGAATTTTCGCTGCCCAGGTTGAAGGCGATGCGGCAGCTGGTGTTCGGCGTCGGCTTCGCCCAGGTGGCGCTGACCATGCTGCTGGTGGCGATGGCCATCGCTTATCTGACCGGCAGTCCGCTGACGGGTTTCGCGATAGGCGGCGCGCTGGCGATGTCGTCCACCGCCATCGTCAGCAAGTTGTTGGCCGAGAGATTGGAATTGAATCAGCCGCACGGCCAGCTGGCGATCGGCGTGCTGCTGTTCCAGGACATCGCCGTGGTGCCGCTGCTGATCATGCTGCCGGCCTTCGCCGGCGGCAGCGACACGTTGTGGCTGGATCTGGCCAAGGCCGGCGGCAAGGTGCTGGTGGTGCTGGCGCTGCTGTTGTTTTTCGGCCAGCGGCTGGTGCGGCCGTGGTTCCATCTGGTGGCGAGGCAGCGTTCCGGCGAGCTGTTCATGATCAACGTGCTGCTGGTGACGCTGGGGATCGCCTGGATGACCGAGTTGTCCGGGCTCAGCCTGGCGCTGGGCGCCTTTGTCGCCGGGATGCTGATCTCCGAAACCGAATACCGCTATCAGGTGGAAGAGGACATCAAGCCCTTCCGCGATATCCTGCTGGGTTTCTTCTTCATCACCGTGGGCATGAAGCTGGAGCTGGCGGTGCTGTTCGATCGCTTTGGCGAGGTGCTGCTGCTGTTGGCCCTGCTGCTGCCGCTGAAGCTGGCGGTGGTGTTCGGCCTGGGGCGGCTATTCGGCCACCGCTCGAACGACGCGATGCGCTCGGCGCTGGCGCTGGCGCAGGGCGGAGAGTTCGGTTTCGTGCTGCTGTCGCTGGCGCTGAACCTGAATCTGGTGCCGGCGCCGATGGCGCAGGCGGCCATCGCCGCGATACTGATTTCGATGCTGGCGGCGCCATTCCTGATTCTGCACGGCGAGCGCATCACCCGTCGGCTGATCAAGCAGGACTGGATGCTGCAGTCGCTGGATCTGCACCAGATGCTGGTGGCCGGCATGAGCAAGGACGATCACGTGCTGATCTGTGGCTATGGCCGCAGCGGCCAGGCGCTGGCGCGGCTGTTGGAGGCGGAGAACATCAATATGTTCGCGTTGGACATGGACCCGGAGCGCGTGCGGGAGGCCGGCGAGGCGGGAGACCAGGTGGTGTTCGGCGACGCCGGCAAAAAGGAGGTGCTGATCGCGGCCGGCCTGATGCGGGCCAAGGTGGTGGTGGTGACCTTCGCCGACACCCACGCCGCGCTGCGCATCCTGCATACGGTTCGCGAGGCCAGGCCTGAGCTGCCGGTGATCGTGCGCACGGTTGACGACAGCGAGCTGGACACCCTGCGCCAGGCGGGCGCCGATGAGGTGGTGGCCGAAGTGATGGAGGGCAGCCTGATGCTGGCTTCGCAAGCGCTGCTGGAGGCCGGCGTGCCGCCCAGCCGCGTGCTGAGGCGCATCCGCGCGGTGCGGGAGGAGCGCTACGACCTGTTCCGTGGCTTCTTCCGCGGCAGCAGCGACGAGACGGAAAGCCTGGAGGAGTCGCTGGTGCCGCGCTTGCTGAGCGTGCAGGTATGCGGCGGCGCGTCGGCCATAGGCCAGCCGCTGGGCGCGCTGGGGCTGGCGGAGCTGGGGGTTGAGGTGAAGGCCATTCGGCGCCAGCGGGTGCGCCGCACCGATTTCGATGCCGCTTTCGAGATCGCGCCGGATGACGTGATGGTGCTGCTGGGCACGCCGGAGCAGCTGGCGCTGGCGGAGTCCAGGATATTGCAGGGCGAGTGA